Proteins encoded by one window of Nomascus leucogenys isolate Asia chromosome 19, Asia_NLE_v1, whole genome shotgun sequence:
- the EMC6 gene encoding ER membrane protein complex subunit 6, with the protein MAAVVAKREGPPFISEAAVRGNAAVLDYCRTSVSALSGATAGILGLTGLYGFIFYLLASVLLSLLLILKAGRRWNKYFKSRRPLFTGGLIGGLFTYVLFWTFLYGMVHVY; encoded by the coding sequence ATGGCCGCGGTGGTGGCCAAGCGGGAAGGGCCGCCGTTCATCAGCGAGGCCGCCGTGCGGGGCAACGCCGCCGTCCTGGATTATTGCCGGACCTCGGTGTCAGCGCTGTCGGGGGCCACGGCCGGCATCCTCGGCCTCACCGGCCTCTACGGCTTCATCTTCTACCTGCTTGCCTCCGTCCTGCTCTCCCTGCTCCTCATTCTCAAGGCGGGAAGGAGGTGgaacaaatatttcaaatcacGGAGACCTCTCTTTACAGGAGGCCTCATCGGGGGCCTCTTCACCTACGTCCTGTTCTGGACGTTCCTCTACGGCATGGTGCACGTCTACTGA
- the TAX1BP3 gene encoding tax1-binding protein 3, giving the protein MSYIPGQPVTAVVQRVEIHKLRQGENLILGFSIGGGIDQDPSQNPFSEDKTDKGIYVTRVSEGGPAEIAGLQIGDKIMQVNGWDMTMVTHDQARKRLTKRSEEVVRLLVTRQSLQKAVQQSMLS; this is encoded by the exons ATGTCCTACATCCCCGGCCAGCCGGTCACCGCCGTGGTG CAAAGAGTTGAAATTCACAAGCTGCGTCAAGGTGAGAACTTAATCCTGGGATTCAGCATTGGAGGTGGAATCGACCAGGATCCTTCCCAGAATCCCTTCTCCGAAGACAAGACGGACAAG GGTATTTATGTCACACGGGTGTCCGAAGGAGGCCCTGCTGAAATCGCTGGGCTGCAGATTGGAGACAAGATCATGCAG GTGAACGGCTGGGACATGACCATGGTCACACACGACCAGGCCCGGAAGCGGCTCACCAAGCGCTCGGAGGAGGTGGTGCGCCTGCTGGTGACGCGGCAGTCACTGCAGAAGGCCGTGCAGCAGTCCATGCTGTCCTAG